The following are encoded together in the Mugil cephalus isolate CIBA_MC_2020 chromosome 18, CIBA_Mcephalus_1.1, whole genome shotgun sequence genome:
- the phldb2b gene encoding pleckstrin homology-like domain family B member 1 isoform X1, whose protein sequence is MTKVASPALMMESEMMFQPESDQISPVEPKSPPLDLIDTGKGLKVQTATPHLVSLGSGRLSVAITLLPLKEGVTRIGREDAPIPQDITIQGPGIEAEHCLIFNEGGVVTLDPCGHLCSLDGVQVTVPTPLTQGYSLCLGKSYFFRFNHPEEASRMKSMLPQKSPVSALAYNTDYLKFSSDYSHAVVGGTSSARGMRSASELRDLMDTLQRKKIALENSLRANGNASPSYFSVTQSPPTTPVSSLATSSSAYQEQARRFYGTDRPPMSLKSASPLSPGRRSDPSSSLASRTLAGRNQENIGIGDSRRLHNPGSSPLLSMWNGGGSSNSVAGSDCSLLSLPPSSSSRAPSSGGAASMPSSPRLGRRSYGSKEPPPSSRTRKYSAGSLGGMTAGGHSRSLPRLCPSPSHQDNNGGLTLSTLPPRRSDVAGSYKYSKDHYSNSQNASSDLNHNSSSSSQQTLNRNQIQTSTQGEGVVCISLSSPKSSPSANHSTSPTTAPPDVTIPSKAGGSSSPRVAKKLSLTSTSSLGTNNSTSSSSSEPEGLANHGHSSGTSLGGRESRGVGLDLKDAPGQGFGQRRSSFGKAGLEPGIGLGERRQSFGKAGVTPPGGFRERRGSISSLSGKEELTDYHQRQKEERLREQEVERLERQRLETILSLCSELGRSERDGGGATTSPTSAVADLQKINQELQKLQLNDDDDDDTPSVFSDSSAVNGTVGNGTPNSPGSENGYYDDDLQVRRRRSSGHRDNRAESPAVSLRSFAPSPSPRTMRTNEALDDAAHRRGQDMMPSEEEVRRVEEERIQVLNNMEELEQKIKELDNQMEESAREVEVERALVEAEQESEVAALQQEKDALEALHTKMADLETKSQQEKEKACELLQAERGRVERLAQIVCEQRSQLDSCPEATKEPLQEQLARDCEALEAETKRFEDLEFQQLERESRQDEEKETHTQQLLRDIADYQRSTVTRKERLLALKKQAAQITQQAQREKESFLKERSNLESMLQREKESLASLERKYADLTGGRSFTLREDSASLADVCQSLHSSIFLKNAEGYVTVSEINELYSQLGQHPKSPPAPTLAKASPESEVNPSPDDDTHNPTEDELCNSTSPADCRSSSSSSSSSHLIPRPLPKTPSVHWPENMVTYRDPSPLPDSPPPPLPVKKHHQRHRQHFRMLEERKRNEREGGAHLSDTLPRKKTAPVMNPQFTCATLGRSYPTKPHQPLVQSTSCGSILPRILSLSNKETESRRLHKGQSSSRAASQTNVYLDAFGYRDNQAFDTMSIDSSDSIETSISACSPDNVSSASTSNVAKLEEMERLLREAQVEKNRLLEYKEQEMEIRKQALEEERKRREELEKRLQEETSRRQKLIDREVKLREKQRAQSRPLTRYLPVRKDDFDLRAHIESAGHSTDTCYHLSISEKTCRGYLVKMGGKIKTWKKRWFVFDRNRRTLSYYADKHEAKLKGVIYFQAIEEVYYDHLKNAHKSPNPSLTFSVKTHDRVYYMVAPSPEAMRIWMDVIVTGAEGYTQFMV, encoded by the exons GTTATTCCCTGTGTCTGGGTAAGTCCTATTTCTTCCGGTTCAACCATCCCGAAGAGGCGAGCAGAATGAAGAGCATGCTTCCACAGAAGAGCCCCGTGTCCGCCTTAGCCTACAACACAG ATTACCTGAAGTTCAGCAGCGACTATAGCCATGCCGTGGTGGGCGGCACCAGCAGTGCTAGGGGCATGCGATCGGCCTCTGAGCTTCGGGACTTGATGGACACTTTGCAACGCAAGAAAATTGCCTTGGAAAACAGTCTGAGAGCCAACGGGAATGCAAGCCCCTCCTACTTTAGTGTAACACAG tctcCTCCCACCACACCTGTGTCCAGTCTAGCCACGTCTTCATCAGCCTACCAGGAACAGGCAAGGCGTTTCTATGGCACAGATCGTCCCCCTATGTCTTTGAAATCTGCTTCCCCTCTTTCCCCTGGACGAAGGTCTGACCCTTCCTCTTCTCTGGCATCCCGCACTCTAGCTGGCCGGAATCAGGAAAACATTGGCATCGGTGATAGCCGGCGACTGCACAACCCGGGCTCCTCTCCTTTGCTCTCCATGTGGAATGGCGGAGGATCCTCCAATTCTGTTGCTGGGAGCGATTGCTCCCTCCTCTCTctacctccctcctcctcatcccgcGCTCCATCGTCGGGGGGTGCAGCCAGCATGCCCTCAAGCCCCCGTTTGGGACGCCGTAGTTACGGGAGCAAAGAGCCGCCGCCCAGCAGCCGAACCAGAAAATACTCAGCGGGTTCGCTCGGTGGCATGACGGCAGGAGGACACAGCCGCTCGCTGCCACGTCTCTGTCCCTCACCATCCCACCAGGATAACAACGGAGGGTTGACCTTGTCAACTCTGCCTCCGCGACGGTCTGATGTTGCAGGGAGCTACAAATATAGCAAAGACCATTACAGCAACAGTCAGAATGCCAGCTCTGACCTCAACCACAACTCTAGTAGCTCCAGccagcaaactttaaacaggAATCAGATCCAGACTTCCACTCAGGGTGAAGGTGTTGTGTGtatctccctctcctccccaaAGAGCTCGCCCTCCGCCAACCACTCCACCTCTCCCACAACCGCCCCACCAGATGTGACAATACCATCCAAAGCAGGTGGCTCCTCTTCTCCCCGTGTTGCCAAAAAGCTCAGCTTGACCTCCACTAGCTCACTGGGCACCAACAATTCCACGAGTTCCAGCTCTTCAGAACCAGAAGGGCTGGCCAACCACGGACACTCCTCAGGGACGTCTTTGGGGGGACGGGAGAGTCGAGGTGTGGGACTGGACCTGAAAGACGCCCCGGGACAGGGATTTGGACAGAGGAGGTCTTCGTTTGGGAAGGCGGGACTGGAACCTGGGATTGGTTTAGGGGAGAGGAGACAGTCTTTTGGAAAGGCAGGAGTGACCCCACCAGGGGGCTTCAGGGAAAGAAGAGGGAGCATCAGCTCACTGAGCGGGAAGGAAGAATTGACAGACTACCACCAAcgacagaaagaggagagactCCGCGAGCAGGAGGTGGAGAGACTG GAGCGACAGCGGCTTGAGACCATCTTGTCTCTTTGTTCTGAACTGGGCCGATCTGAAAGGGATGGAGGCGGCGCGACCACGAGTCCAACTTCAGCGGTCGCGGACCTTCAAAAAATCAACCAGGAGCTTCAGAAGCTACAGCTgaacgacgacgacgacgacgacacgCCCTCGGTGTTCTCGGACTCTTCAGCTGTCAATGGGACCGTGGGGAATGGGACCCCAAACTCGCCTGGATCGGAGAACGGTTACTATGACGACGATCTTCAGGTACGACGGAGGCGCAGCAGTGGTCACCGTGACAACAGGGCGGAATCACCTGCCGTTAGCCTGCGCAGCTTTGCACCGTCTCCCTCCCCGCGCACAATGAGGACAAATGAG GCTCTAGATGATGCAGCTCATCGCCGTGGACAGGACATGATGCCTTcggaggaggaagtgaggcgTGTTGAAGAGGAGCGGATCCAGGTACTGAACAACATGGAGGAACTGGAGCAAAAGATCAAAGAGCTGGACAACCAAATGGAAGAATCTGCACGAGAG GTGGAGGTCGAGCGGGCTCTGGTTGAGGCTGAGCAGGAGTCAGAGGTAGCAGCTCTCCAGCAGGAAAAAGATGCTTTGGAAGCACTTCACACCAAGATGGCTGACCTAGAGACCAAGTCccagcaggaaaaagaaaag gcgtGCGAGTTGCTGCAGGCAGAAAGGGGCAGAGTAGAGAGGTTGGCTCAGATTGTGTGTGAGCAGCGCTCCCAGCTGGACAGCTGCCCGGAAGCAACCAAGGAGCCCCTGCAGGAGCAGCTAGCCAGg GACTGTGAGGCGCTTGAAGCAGAGACAAAACGTTTTGAGGACCTAGAGTTTCAGCAGcttgagagagagagcaggcaAGACGAAGAGAAGGAGACACACACCCAACAGCTTCTCCGGGATATTGCAGACTACCAGCGCAGCACTGTCACTCGCAAG GAGCGACTCTTAGCTCTGAAGAAGCAGGCAGCACAGATTACCCAGCAGGCTCAGCGAGAAAAGGAGAGCTTCTTGAAGGAAAGGAGCAACCTTGAATCCATGCTGCAAAGG GAGAAAGAAAGCCTCGCCTCGCTGGAAAGGAAATATGCTGACCTCACTGGGGGCCGGAGTTTCACACTGAGGGAG GATTCAGCCTCTTTGGCTGATGTGTGTCAATCCCTCCATTCTTCTATTTTTCTCAAGAACGCTGAG GGCTATGTCACAGTCAGTGAAATCAATGAGCTTTACTCACAGCTTGGGCAGCACCCTAAATCTCCCCCCGCCCCCACTTTGGCCAAAGCCTCTCCCGAGTCCGAGGTAAACCCTTCCCCAGACGACGACACCCACAATCCAACGGAGGATGAG CTCTGTAATTCTACCTCACCTGCCGACTGtcgctcctcttcttcctcttcttcctcctcccatcTTATCCCTCGCCCCCTCCCCAAAACACCCTCTGTGCACTGGCCAGAGAACATGGTGACATATCGAGACCCCTCCCCACTCCCTGActctcccccaccaccccttCCTGTCAAAAAGCATCATCAGCGGCACAGACag CATTTCCGTATgttggaggagaggaagaggaacgaGAGAGAAGGTGGTGCACATCTAAGTGACACATTACCCAGGAAGAAAACCGCACCCGTCATGAACCCCCAGTTCACGTGTGCAACGCTCGGACGCAGCTACCCTACCAAG CCCCACCAGCCTCTGGTACAGAGCACAAGCTGTGGCAGTATTCTTCCAAGGATTCTCTCCTTATCCAACAAGGAAACTGAATCTCGACGTCTGCATaaag GTCAGTCAAGCTCCCGAGCAGCTTCCCAGACCAACGTCTACCTCGATGCATTTGGGTACCGTGACAACCAGGCCTTTGACACAATGAGCATTGATAGCAGCGATTCCATCGAAACCAGCATCTCGGCTTGTTCACCTGACAATGTCTCCAG TGCCAGTACGTCAAACGTGGCCaagctggaggagatggagcgcCTGCTGCGAGAGGCCCAGGTCGAGAAGAACCGGCTCCTCGAATACAAG gaGCAAGAAATGGAAATTCGAAAGCAGGCcctggaagaggagaggaaaagaagggAGGAACTGGAGAaaaggctgcaggaggagacgaGCAGGCGGCAGAAACTCATCGACCGAGAGGTGAAACTGAGGGAAAAACAGAGGGCGCAG tcCCGGCCGCTAACTCGGTACCTGCCAGTGAGGAAGGACGATTTCGACTTGCGGGCTCACATTGAGTCAGCGGGCCACAGCACAGACACGTGCTACCACTTGTCCATCTCAGAAAAGACCTGCAGAGGCTACCTGGTCAAGATGGGAGGGAAGATCAAAACGTGGAAGAAACGCTGGTTCGTCTTTGACCGCAACCGACGCACCCTCTCCTACTACGCAG ACAAGCACGAAGCCAAGCTGAAAGGAGTCATTTACTTCCAAGCTATTGAAGAAGTATATTACGATCACTTGAAGAATGCACATAAG AGTCCAAACCCCTCCCTGACCTTCAGTGTGAAGACTCACGACAGGGTCTACTACATGGTTGCTCCCTCTCCTGAGGCCATGAGGATCTGGATGGACGTGATCGTCACAGGAGCTGAGGGATACACCCAGTTCATGGTGTAA
- the phldb2b gene encoding pleckstrin homology-like domain family B member 2 isoform X5, translated as MTKVASPALMMESEMMFQPESDQISPVEPKSPPLDLIDTGKGLKVQTATPHLVSLGSGRLSVAITLLPLKEGVTRIGREDAPIPQDITIQGPGIEAEHCLIFNEGGVVTLDPCGHLCSLDGVQVTVPTPLTQGYSLCLGKSYFFRFNHPEEASRMKSMLPQKSPVSALAYNTDYLKFSSDYSHAVVGGTSSARGMRSASELRDLMDTLQRKKIALENSLRANGNASPSYFSVTQSPPTTPVSSLATSSSAYQEQARRFYGTDRPPMSLKSASPLSPGRRSDPSSSLASRTLAGRNQENIGIGDSRRLHNPGSSPLLSMWNGGGSSNSVAGSDCSLLSLPPSSSSRAPSSGGAASMPSSPRLGRRSYGSKEPPPSSRTRKYSAGSLGGMTAGGHSRSLPRLCPSPSHQDNNGGLTLSTLPPRRSDVAGSYKYSKDHYSNSQNASSDLNHNSSSSSQQTLNRNQIQTSTQGEGVVCISLSSPKSSPSANHSTSPTTAPPDVTIPSKAGGSSSPRVAKKLSLTSTSSLGTNNSTSSSSSEPEGLANHGHSSGTSLGGRESRGVGLDLKDAPGQGFGQRRSSFGKAGLEPGIGLGERRQSFGKAGVTPPGGFRERRGSISSLSGKEELTDYHQRQKEERLREQEVERLERQRLETILSLCSELGRSERDGGGATTSPTSAVADLQKINQELQKLQLNDDDDDDTPSVFSDSSAVNGTVGNGTPNSPGSENGYYDDDLQVRRRRSSGHRDNRAESPAVSLRSFAPSPSPRTMRTNEALDDAAHRRGQDMMPSEEEVRRVEEERIQVLNNMEELEQKIKELDNQMEESAREVEVERALVEAEQESEVAALQQEKDALEALHTKMADLETKSQQEKEKACELLQAERGRVERLAQIVCEQRSQLDSCPEATKEPLQEQLARDCEALEAETKRFEDLEFQQLERESRQDEEKETHTQQLLRDIADYQRSTVTRKERLLALKKQAAQITQQAQREKESFLKERSNLESMLQREKESLASLERKYADLTGGRSFTLREGYVTVSEINELYSQLGQHPKSPPAPTLAKASPESEVNPSPDDDTHNPTEDEHFRMLEERKRNEREGGAHLSDTLPRKKTAPVMNPQFTCATLGRSYPTKPHQPLVQSTSCGSILPRILSLSNKETESRRLHKGQSSSRAASQTNVYLDAFGYRDNQAFDTMSIDSSDSIETSISACSPDNVSSASTSNVAKLEEMERLLREAQVEKNRLLEYKEQEMEIRKQALEEERKRREELEKRLQEETSRRQKLIDREVKLREKQRAQSRPLTRYLPVRKDDFDLRAHIESAGHSTDTCYHLSISEKTCRGYLVKMGGKIKTWKKRWFVFDRNRRTLSYYADKHEAKLKGVIYFQAIEEVYYDHLKNAHKSPNPSLTFSVKTHDRVYYMVAPSPEAMRIWMDVIVTGAEGYTQFMV; from the exons GTTATTCCCTGTGTCTGGGTAAGTCCTATTTCTTCCGGTTCAACCATCCCGAAGAGGCGAGCAGAATGAAGAGCATGCTTCCACAGAAGAGCCCCGTGTCCGCCTTAGCCTACAACACAG ATTACCTGAAGTTCAGCAGCGACTATAGCCATGCCGTGGTGGGCGGCACCAGCAGTGCTAGGGGCATGCGATCGGCCTCTGAGCTTCGGGACTTGATGGACACTTTGCAACGCAAGAAAATTGCCTTGGAAAACAGTCTGAGAGCCAACGGGAATGCAAGCCCCTCCTACTTTAGTGTAACACAG tctcCTCCCACCACACCTGTGTCCAGTCTAGCCACGTCTTCATCAGCCTACCAGGAACAGGCAAGGCGTTTCTATGGCACAGATCGTCCCCCTATGTCTTTGAAATCTGCTTCCCCTCTTTCCCCTGGACGAAGGTCTGACCCTTCCTCTTCTCTGGCATCCCGCACTCTAGCTGGCCGGAATCAGGAAAACATTGGCATCGGTGATAGCCGGCGACTGCACAACCCGGGCTCCTCTCCTTTGCTCTCCATGTGGAATGGCGGAGGATCCTCCAATTCTGTTGCTGGGAGCGATTGCTCCCTCCTCTCTctacctccctcctcctcatcccgcGCTCCATCGTCGGGGGGTGCAGCCAGCATGCCCTCAAGCCCCCGTTTGGGACGCCGTAGTTACGGGAGCAAAGAGCCGCCGCCCAGCAGCCGAACCAGAAAATACTCAGCGGGTTCGCTCGGTGGCATGACGGCAGGAGGACACAGCCGCTCGCTGCCACGTCTCTGTCCCTCACCATCCCACCAGGATAACAACGGAGGGTTGACCTTGTCAACTCTGCCTCCGCGACGGTCTGATGTTGCAGGGAGCTACAAATATAGCAAAGACCATTACAGCAACAGTCAGAATGCCAGCTCTGACCTCAACCACAACTCTAGTAGCTCCAGccagcaaactttaaacaggAATCAGATCCAGACTTCCACTCAGGGTGAAGGTGTTGTGTGtatctccctctcctccccaaAGAGCTCGCCCTCCGCCAACCACTCCACCTCTCCCACAACCGCCCCACCAGATGTGACAATACCATCCAAAGCAGGTGGCTCCTCTTCTCCCCGTGTTGCCAAAAAGCTCAGCTTGACCTCCACTAGCTCACTGGGCACCAACAATTCCACGAGTTCCAGCTCTTCAGAACCAGAAGGGCTGGCCAACCACGGACACTCCTCAGGGACGTCTTTGGGGGGACGGGAGAGTCGAGGTGTGGGACTGGACCTGAAAGACGCCCCGGGACAGGGATTTGGACAGAGGAGGTCTTCGTTTGGGAAGGCGGGACTGGAACCTGGGATTGGTTTAGGGGAGAGGAGACAGTCTTTTGGAAAGGCAGGAGTGACCCCACCAGGGGGCTTCAGGGAAAGAAGAGGGAGCATCAGCTCACTGAGCGGGAAGGAAGAATTGACAGACTACCACCAAcgacagaaagaggagagactCCGCGAGCAGGAGGTGGAGAGACTG GAGCGACAGCGGCTTGAGACCATCTTGTCTCTTTGTTCTGAACTGGGCCGATCTGAAAGGGATGGAGGCGGCGCGACCACGAGTCCAACTTCAGCGGTCGCGGACCTTCAAAAAATCAACCAGGAGCTTCAGAAGCTACAGCTgaacgacgacgacgacgacgacacgCCCTCGGTGTTCTCGGACTCTTCAGCTGTCAATGGGACCGTGGGGAATGGGACCCCAAACTCGCCTGGATCGGAGAACGGTTACTATGACGACGATCTTCAGGTACGACGGAGGCGCAGCAGTGGTCACCGTGACAACAGGGCGGAATCACCTGCCGTTAGCCTGCGCAGCTTTGCACCGTCTCCCTCCCCGCGCACAATGAGGACAAATGAG GCTCTAGATGATGCAGCTCATCGCCGTGGACAGGACATGATGCCTTcggaggaggaagtgaggcgTGTTGAAGAGGAGCGGATCCAGGTACTGAACAACATGGAGGAACTGGAGCAAAAGATCAAAGAGCTGGACAACCAAATGGAAGAATCTGCACGAGAG GTGGAGGTCGAGCGGGCTCTGGTTGAGGCTGAGCAGGAGTCAGAGGTAGCAGCTCTCCAGCAGGAAAAAGATGCTTTGGAAGCACTTCACACCAAGATGGCTGACCTAGAGACCAAGTCccagcaggaaaaagaaaag gcgtGCGAGTTGCTGCAGGCAGAAAGGGGCAGAGTAGAGAGGTTGGCTCAGATTGTGTGTGAGCAGCGCTCCCAGCTGGACAGCTGCCCGGAAGCAACCAAGGAGCCCCTGCAGGAGCAGCTAGCCAGg GACTGTGAGGCGCTTGAAGCAGAGACAAAACGTTTTGAGGACCTAGAGTTTCAGCAGcttgagagagagagcaggcaAGACGAAGAGAAGGAGACACACACCCAACAGCTTCTCCGGGATATTGCAGACTACCAGCGCAGCACTGTCACTCGCAAG GAGCGACTCTTAGCTCTGAAGAAGCAGGCAGCACAGATTACCCAGCAGGCTCAGCGAGAAAAGGAGAGCTTCTTGAAGGAAAGGAGCAACCTTGAATCCATGCTGCAAAGG GAGAAAGAAAGCCTCGCCTCGCTGGAAAGGAAATATGCTGACCTCACTGGGGGCCGGAGTTTCACACTGAGGGAG GGCTATGTCACAGTCAGTGAAATCAATGAGCTTTACTCACAGCTTGGGCAGCACCCTAAATCTCCCCCCGCCCCCACTTTGGCCAAAGCCTCTCCCGAGTCCGAGGTAAACCCTTCCCCAGACGACGACACCCACAATCCAACGGAGGATGAG CATTTCCGTATgttggaggagaggaagaggaacgaGAGAGAAGGTGGTGCACATCTAAGTGACACATTACCCAGGAAGAAAACCGCACCCGTCATGAACCCCCAGTTCACGTGTGCAACGCTCGGACGCAGCTACCCTACCAAG CCCCACCAGCCTCTGGTACAGAGCACAAGCTGTGGCAGTATTCTTCCAAGGATTCTCTCCTTATCCAACAAGGAAACTGAATCTCGACGTCTGCATaaag GTCAGTCAAGCTCCCGAGCAGCTTCCCAGACCAACGTCTACCTCGATGCATTTGGGTACCGTGACAACCAGGCCTTTGACACAATGAGCATTGATAGCAGCGATTCCATCGAAACCAGCATCTCGGCTTGTTCACCTGACAATGTCTCCAG TGCCAGTACGTCAAACGTGGCCaagctggaggagatggagcgcCTGCTGCGAGAGGCCCAGGTCGAGAAGAACCGGCTCCTCGAATACAAG gaGCAAGAAATGGAAATTCGAAAGCAGGCcctggaagaggagaggaaaagaagggAGGAACTGGAGAaaaggctgcaggaggagacgaGCAGGCGGCAGAAACTCATCGACCGAGAGGTGAAACTGAGGGAAAAACAGAGGGCGCAG tcCCGGCCGCTAACTCGGTACCTGCCAGTGAGGAAGGACGATTTCGACTTGCGGGCTCACATTGAGTCAGCGGGCCACAGCACAGACACGTGCTACCACTTGTCCATCTCAGAAAAGACCTGCAGAGGCTACCTGGTCAAGATGGGAGGGAAGATCAAAACGTGGAAGAAACGCTGGTTCGTCTTTGACCGCAACCGACGCACCCTCTCCTACTACGCAG ACAAGCACGAAGCCAAGCTGAAAGGAGTCATTTACTTCCAAGCTATTGAAGAAGTATATTACGATCACTTGAAGAATGCACATAAG AGTCCAAACCCCTCCCTGACCTTCAGTGTGAAGACTCACGACAGGGTCTACTACATGGTTGCTCCCTCTCCTGAGGCCATGAGGATCTGGATGGACGTGATCGTCACAGGAGCTGAGGGATACACCCAGTTCATGGTGTAA